A window from Cellulomonas sp. C5510 encodes these proteins:
- a CDS encoding ATP-binding protein — MRRRVLQATIAAVTVAVVLLGFPLAFLGAQYVRDNEIGSLETRATDLARSIDNRVQEGAPLSDDMLQPYVERGGGIPVSIFVVTEDGARYQAGPEVPERTITITETSTSGARITMYAPWWDIFLMSTQIMGLVVAAAVVAFAAGIAMAIWQANRLAAPLVYLAASAEQLGSGQVRPQLEPSGVEEIDLVAAELARSADRMAGRLAAERQFASDASHQLRTPLTALSMRLEEITLASDDPAVREEARISLEQVERLVTVVDDLLTRSRRAQGGTTEAVRLVDVVHQQEEEWRPTFEAEGRRLVVDVDPAAQVLATPGALAQVLATLIENSLRHGGGTTTVRSRPGASRAVVVEVGDEGEGVPDELAPRIFEREVTSGKGTGLGLSLARDLASADGARLELAQRRPAVFALFLTGLPATMAPDVVLPRGSVISPRVDGSRRRRRG, encoded by the coding sequence GTGCGCCGCCGCGTCCTGCAGGCCACGATCGCCGCCGTCACCGTGGCGGTCGTGCTGCTCGGGTTCCCGCTCGCGTTCCTCGGCGCGCAGTACGTCCGCGACAACGAGATCGGGTCCCTCGAGACGCGCGCGACCGACCTCGCCCGGTCGATCGACAACCGCGTCCAGGAGGGCGCTCCGCTGTCGGACGACATGCTGCAGCCGTACGTCGAGCGGGGTGGCGGCATCCCCGTCAGCATCTTCGTCGTCACGGAGGACGGCGCGCGGTACCAGGCGGGCCCTGAGGTCCCGGAGCGCACGATCACGATCACGGAGACGTCGACCTCCGGCGCGCGCATCACGATGTACGCGCCCTGGTGGGACATCTTCCTCATGAGCACGCAGATCATGGGGCTCGTCGTGGCGGCCGCGGTCGTCGCGTTCGCGGCCGGCATCGCCATGGCGATCTGGCAGGCGAACCGGCTCGCGGCCCCGCTGGTCTACCTCGCCGCGTCCGCCGAGCAGCTCGGCTCCGGCCAGGTGCGACCGCAGCTCGAGCCGTCGGGCGTCGAGGAGATCGACCTGGTGGCCGCCGAGCTCGCCCGCAGCGCCGACCGGATGGCCGGTCGGCTCGCCGCCGAGCGGCAGTTCGCGTCCGACGCCTCGCACCAGCTCCGCACGCCGCTGACGGCGCTGTCGATGCGGCTGGAGGAGATCACGCTCGCCTCGGACGACCCGGCCGTCCGGGAGGAGGCCCGCATCTCGCTGGAGCAGGTCGAGCGGCTCGTGACGGTCGTCGACGACCTGCTGACCCGGTCGCGGCGGGCGCAGGGCGGGACCACGGAGGCGGTGCGGCTGGTGGACGTGGTGCACCAGCAGGAGGAGGAGTGGCGGCCCACCTTCGAGGCCGAGGGCCGCCGGCTGGTGGTCGACGTCGACCCCGCCGCCCAGGTGCTGGCGACTCCCGGTGCGCTGGCCCAGGTGCTGGCCACGCTCATCGAGAACTCGCTGCGGCACGGGGGCGGGACGACGACGGTCCGGTCGCGGCCGGGGGCCTCCCGCGCCGTGGTCGTGGAGGTCGGCGACGAGGGCGAGGGCGTCCCCGACGAGCTCGCGCCGCGCATCTTCGAGCGGGAGGTGACGTCGGGCAAGGGCACCGGCCTCGGGCTCTCGCTCGCCCGCGACCTGGCGTCCGCCGACGGGGCGCGCCTCGAGCTCGCGCAGCGCCGGCCCGCGGTGTTCGCGCTGTTCCTCACCGGGCTCCCCGCGACGATGGCACCGGACGTCGTGCTGCCGCGCGGGTCCGTCATCTCGCCGCGCGTCGACGGGTCGCGGCGGCGCCGGCGCGGCTGA
- a CDS encoding response regulator transcription factor translates to MTQVLLAEDDPAIAEPLARALGREGYDVRVQGTGQGAIDRASEADLVVLDLGLPDMDGLDVARAIRNQGLTTPVLVLTARADEVDLVVGLDAGADDYVTKPFRLAELLARVRALLRRTGGDTPDEDELRSQDVRVDVAAHRAFQGERELHLTAKEFDLLRVLVGAAGTVVARETLMREVWGSDPTGSTKTLDMHVSWLRRKLGDDASAPRYISTVRGMGFRFESGEGTRG, encoded by the coding sequence ATGACCCAGGTGCTGCTGGCCGAGGACGATCCCGCGATTGCCGAGCCTTTGGCGCGGGCTCTCGGGCGTGAGGGCTACGACGTCCGGGTGCAGGGCACCGGGCAGGGCGCGATCGACCGCGCGAGCGAGGCGGACCTCGTCGTGCTGGACCTCGGCCTCCCCGACATGGACGGGCTCGACGTCGCCCGGGCGATCCGGAACCAGGGGCTGACCACGCCGGTGCTGGTCCTGACGGCGCGCGCCGACGAGGTCGACCTCGTGGTTGGTCTGGACGCCGGCGCCGACGACTACGTCACCAAGCCGTTCCGCCTCGCCGAGCTGCTGGCCCGCGTGCGGGCCCTGCTGCGCCGCACCGGCGGTGACACGCCCGACGAGGACGAGCTGCGCTCGCAGGACGTGCGGGTGGACGTCGCCGCGCACCGCGCGTTCCAGGGTGAGCGCGAGCTGCACCTCACCGCGAAGGAGTTCGACCTGCTGCGCGTGCTCGTCGGGGCGGCGGGCACCGTGGTCGCGCGCGAGACGCTCATGCGGGAGGTCTGGGGGTCCGACCCGACGGGGTCCACCAAGACGCTCGACATGCACGTGTCGTGGCTGCGCCGCAAGCTCGGGGACGACGCGAGCGCCCCGCGCTACATCAGCACGGTGCGGGGGATGGGCTTCCGGTTCGAGTCCGGCGAGGGCACCCGGGGCTGA
- a CDS encoding sensor histidine kinase, whose translation MTWWERLTRWEHRHRLGIDATLTLATGVLVVPLSAAAAESAGTGFGPGLVWSSLLWAPLAWRRRSPVASVVAVYAVGLAHLVLGTPTFLVADLAVLAALYSVTVHGPRWAHRTAILSAIVGGLLLSCAVALQYVWGARPGDVVVGALLMWVFCSACAVATWAFGLMRRSRRETISALRDRAERLERERDQQARIATAAERTRIAREMHDIVAHSLSVVVAQADGGRYAAAVDPDAATRALTTIAETGRAALADMRRLLGVLREPDGEDGAGGGTGGAGGRSSGGAPYTPQPAAEDVEQLVEQVRASGVRASLVRMGSPRPLPPGIGLTVYRICQEALTNVLKHAGPDPAVTVLVQWQPAALVLEVTDDGRGAAADSDGAGQGLLGMRERATMVGGRLSAGPRPGGGFRVRAELPLPGAPASGPGDAAA comes from the coding sequence ATGACCTGGTGGGAGCGGCTCACGCGGTGGGAGCACCGCCACCGCCTCGGCATCGACGCGACGCTGACGCTCGCGACCGGGGTCCTCGTCGTGCCGCTGTCGGCCGCGGCCGCCGAGAGCGCCGGGACGGGATTCGGCCCGGGTCTCGTGTGGTCGTCCCTGCTGTGGGCTCCGCTCGCGTGGCGGCGCCGGAGCCCCGTCGCCTCGGTGGTGGCGGTGTACGCCGTCGGGCTCGCCCACCTCGTGCTCGGCACGCCGACGTTCCTCGTCGCGGACCTCGCCGTGCTCGCCGCGCTGTACTCGGTCACGGTGCACGGCCCGCGCTGGGCGCACCGCACCGCGATCCTCTCGGCGATCGTCGGCGGCCTCCTGCTGAGCTGCGCGGTGGCCCTGCAGTACGTGTGGGGCGCCCGCCCGGGCGACGTCGTCGTCGGCGCGCTCCTCATGTGGGTGTTCTGCTCGGCGTGCGCCGTGGCGACGTGGGCGTTCGGGCTCATGCGGCGTTCCCGGCGCGAGACCATCTCCGCGCTGCGGGACCGCGCCGAGCGCCTCGAGCGCGAGCGCGACCAGCAGGCGCGCATCGCGACCGCGGCCGAACGCACCCGGATCGCGCGGGAGATGCACGACATCGTCGCCCACTCGCTGTCCGTCGTGGTCGCCCAGGCCGACGGCGGGCGGTACGCGGCGGCCGTCGACCCCGACGCCGCGACCCGGGCGCTGACGACGATCGCCGAGACCGGCCGTGCCGCGCTGGCCGACATGCGGCGGCTCCTGGGCGTGCTGCGCGAACCGGACGGCGAGGACGGCGCCGGGGGCGGCACCGGTGGCGCCGGTGGCCGGTCGTCCGGGGGCGCGCCGTACACCCCGCAGCCCGCCGCCGAGGACGTCGAGCAGCTCGTCGAGCAGGTGCGCGCCTCCGGTGTCCGCGCCTCGCTCGTCCGGATGGGCTCGCCGCGGCCGCTGCCGCCCGGCATCGGGCTGACGGTGTACCGGATCTGCCAGGAGGCGCTCACGAACGTCCTCAAGCACGCCGGGCCGGACCCCGCCGTCACCGTGCTCGTGCAGTGGCAGCCCGCCGCGCTCGTCCTGGAGGTCACCGACGACGGCCGCGGTGCCGCGGCGGACTCCGACGGCGCCGGCCAGGGCCTGCTCGGCATGCGGGAGCGGGCCACGATGGTCGGTGGTCGGCTCAGCGCCGGGCCGCGGCCGGGCGGCGGGTTCCGGGTGCGCGCCGAGCTGCCGCTCCCCGGGGCGCCGGCGTCCGGGCCGGGCGACGCCGCGGCCTAG
- a CDS encoding response regulator transcription factor, with translation MTETIRVGVVDDQQLVRAGFRLVIDSQPDLSVVLEAGDGAQAVQALTPGTSQSRLVGPVDVVLMDVRMPTLDGLAATERIVAAGTPDHPAPRIIVLTTFDLDEYVMSAIRAGASGFLLKDAPPEDMLTAIRTVHAGDAVIAPSSTRRLLEHLVTALPAEHPRSEAADEALATLTEREREVLVLMARGRSNTEIGQDLYVAEATVKTHVGRILAKLGARDRVQAVVLAYETGLVVPGS, from the coding sequence ATGACGGAGACGATCCGGGTCGGCGTGGTGGACGACCAGCAGCTCGTGCGGGCGGGGTTCCGGCTCGTCATCGACTCGCAGCCGGACCTGTCCGTGGTGCTGGAGGCCGGCGACGGCGCCCAGGCCGTGCAGGCCCTGACCCCCGGGACGTCGCAGTCCCGCCTCGTCGGGCCCGTCGACGTCGTGCTGATGGACGTGCGCATGCCGACGCTCGACGGACTGGCCGCCACCGAGCGCATCGTCGCCGCCGGCACGCCCGACCACCCCGCGCCGCGCATCATCGTGCTCACGACGTTCGACCTGGACGAGTACGTCATGTCCGCCATCCGCGCCGGCGCGAGCGGCTTCCTGCTGAAGGACGCGCCGCCGGAGGACATGCTGACGGCCATCCGCACGGTGCACGCCGGGGACGCCGTCATCGCGCCGTCCTCCACGCGCCGCCTGCTCGAGCACCTCGTCACCGCCCTCCCCGCCGAGCACCCCCGGTCGGAGGCGGCGGACGAGGCGCTGGCCACGCTCACCGAGCGGGAGCGCGAGGTGCTCGTCCTCATGGCGCGCGGGCGGTCGAACACCGAGATCGGGCAGGACCTGTACGTCGCCGAGGCGACCGTGAAGACCCACGTCGGGCGGATCCTCGCCAAGCTCGGGGCGCGCGACCGGGTGCAGGCCGTCGTGCTGGCGTACGAGACCGGGCTGGTCGTCCCGGGGTCCTGA
- a CDS encoding ABC transporter ATP-binding protein, with translation MDPIQPAPAAPPAPSAPASGTAAASAAVRARGLTKVYGRGEASVRALAGVDVDFAAGEFTAIMGPSGSGKSTLMHVLAGLDAATSGSAFLGPTDVTTLDDDSLTRLRRDRVGFVFQSFNLLPMFTAEQNILLPLELAGAAVDRAWFDTLVTTLGLGQRLTHRPSELSGGQQQRVAIARALIAKPEVVFADEPTGNLDSRAGAEVLSFLRRSVRELGRTVIMVTHDPTAAAYADRVVMLADGRIAGDIVDPTPEAVLTGLDALRQLEVSEVAAAKAGA, from the coding sequence GTGGACCCGATCCAGCCCGCCCCCGCCGCCCCGCCGGCACCGTCCGCCCCCGCCTCCGGCACCGCCGCAGCGTCCGCCGCCGTGCGCGCCCGCGGCCTCACCAAGGTCTACGGCCGCGGCGAGGCGTCGGTCCGCGCCCTCGCCGGCGTCGACGTGGACTTCGCCGCGGGCGAGTTCACCGCGATCATGGGGCCGTCCGGCTCCGGCAAGTCCACGCTGATGCACGTCCTCGCCGGCTTGGACGCGGCGACGTCCGGATCGGCGTTCCTCGGCCCCACCGACGTGACCACCCTCGACGACGACTCGCTCACGCGCCTGCGCCGGGACCGCGTCGGGTTCGTGTTCCAGTCGTTCAACCTGCTGCCGATGTTCACCGCCGAGCAGAACATCCTGCTGCCGCTCGAGCTGGCCGGCGCGGCCGTCGACCGGGCCTGGTTCGACACGCTCGTGACCACGCTCGGCCTGGGCCAGCGCCTCACGCACCGCCCGTCCGAGCTGTCGGGCGGCCAGCAGCAGCGCGTCGCGATCGCCCGCGCGCTCATCGCCAAGCCGGAGGTCGTCTTCGCGGACGAGCCCACCGGCAACCTCGACTCCCGGGCCGGTGCCGAGGTGCTGAGCTTCCTGCGCCGCTCCGTCCGCGAGCTCGGGCGCACCGTCATCATGGTCACGCACGACCCGACGGCCGCCGCCTACGCGGACCGCGTGGTGATGCTGGCCGACGGGCGCATCGCGGGCGACATCGTCGACCCCACCCCCGAGGCCGTCCTCACCGGGCTGGACGCTCTGCGCCAGCTCGAGGTCTCCGAGGTCGCCGCGGCGAAGGCGGGTGCGTGA
- a CDS encoding ABC transporter permease, translated as MWRLTLAQMRRSLGRLTAAGIAVAIGTAFVAATLLAGDVMQRISYDSITASYGTADLIAVSSGTLTDADVAAVRGLQGVSAADPRVVVPSVELSSGDKVITQALVPVPGDEAFDTQHVTQGALPTGDGEITLPERAAERLGVAAGDEVTVGSYVWEAADAAGDGTTSDDETAADDAGTVRKQTEQVTVVGLTSDPTSAWAQYGGVAMSTTADALRWSGAANGPGVPTITDLGVDQVLLALDPGADTEAVRASVREVLETSSSDALVLTRDEAAERSISGDSTGPVVVVVLAFAAVAMIVAGLVIANTFQVLVAQRTRTLALLRCVGAVRSQVRRSVLLEATLLGLVASVAGTLLGTLLVQVALWVMQGADLPFPVPAAVHVTPAAVLAPLAVGVLVTVLAALTPARVATRVAPIAALRPADAPAAGSRAGRVRLVLSLLLVVGGVALLAGGLALSRVNVAAAVGVAILGGLLSFVGLLVGAVFWMPRVVAATGRLAGRAGMPARLAAANTGRNPARTAATSTALLIGVTLVAMMSTGAATARATLDGELDTRFPVDLQVSAPTTVDSEGRTVDEPLPAGTADQIAGVEGVEAVTVVRRDDVVVGGDNPSLAGALALGTEQASAVMRSADVAAALSDGTVVVGRSLAGAVGVSDGDAVPVTLADDSTGETAADATPVTLTARVVDYDDWSVIVTPATLERIGSPGSPGTAWVRVTDVNDSGAVVQDIEDLTEDSALDISGAAVERALYQRAIDTVLAVVVGLLAVAVVIALIGVTNTLSLSVIERRRESATLRALGLTRRQLRASMAVEGALIAGVGAVVGVLLGLAYGWLGSTAVLADFADLELRVPWSDLGLVLGIAVVAGVLASVLPSRNAARTPPVAALGVD; from the coding sequence ATGTGGCGGCTGACGCTGGCGCAGATGCGCCGCTCGCTCGGCCGGCTCACGGCCGCGGGCATCGCCGTCGCCATCGGGACGGCGTTCGTCGCCGCGACGCTGCTCGCCGGTGACGTCATGCAGCGGATCTCCTACGACTCGATCACCGCGTCGTACGGGACCGCCGACCTGATCGCGGTCTCGTCCGGCACGCTCACCGACGCGGACGTCGCCGCGGTGCGGGGCCTGCAGGGCGTGTCGGCCGCCGACCCGCGCGTCGTGGTGCCGTCCGTGGAGCTGTCCTCCGGCGACAAGGTCATCACGCAGGCCCTCGTCCCCGTGCCGGGCGACGAGGCGTTCGACACCCAGCACGTCACGCAGGGCGCGCTGCCCACCGGGGACGGCGAGATCACGCTGCCCGAGCGCGCCGCCGAGCGGCTCGGGGTCGCCGCGGGCGACGAGGTGACCGTCGGGTCGTACGTGTGGGAGGCGGCGGACGCCGCCGGCGACGGCACGACCTCCGACGACGAGACGGCCGCGGACGACGCCGGCACCGTCCGCAAGCAGACCGAGCAGGTCACCGTCGTCGGCCTCACCAGCGACCCGACGTCCGCGTGGGCGCAGTACGGCGGCGTCGCGATGTCGACCACCGCGGACGCGCTGCGCTGGTCCGGCGCGGCGAACGGCCCGGGCGTCCCGACGATCACGGACCTCGGCGTCGACCAGGTGCTGCTGGCGCTCGACCCGGGCGCCGACACCGAGGCCGTCCGGGCGTCCGTCCGCGAGGTTCTCGAGACGAGCTCCTCGGACGCGCTCGTGCTGACGCGCGACGAGGCCGCCGAGCGCTCGATCTCCGGCGACTCGACCGGTCCCGTGGTCGTCGTCGTGCTCGCGTTCGCGGCCGTCGCGATGATCGTGGCAGGCCTGGTCATCGCCAACACGTTCCAGGTGCTGGTCGCCCAGCGCACCCGCACCCTGGCGCTGCTGCGCTGCGTCGGGGCCGTGAGGTCGCAGGTCCGGCGCTCCGTGCTCCTCGAGGCGACGCTGCTGGGACTCGTGGCCTCCGTGGCGGGCACGCTGCTCGGCACGCTCCTGGTCCAGGTCGCGCTGTGGGTCATGCAGGGCGCCGACCTGCCGTTCCCGGTGCCGGCGGCCGTGCACGTCACGCCCGCCGCCGTGCTCGCGCCCCTCGCCGTCGGCGTGCTGGTGACGGTCCTCGCCGCGCTGACGCCAGCCCGGGTCGCGACCCGCGTCGCCCCGATCGCCGCGCTGCGTCCGGCCGACGCCCCGGCCGCCGGCAGCCGCGCCGGCCGCGTCCGGCTCGTGCTGAGCCTCCTGCTCGTCGTGGGCGGCGTCGCCCTGCTCGCGGGCGGCCTCGCCCTGTCCCGGGTGAACGTGGCCGCGGCCGTGGGCGTCGCGATCCTCGGCGGCCTGCTGTCGTTCGTCGGGCTGCTCGTGGGGGCGGTGTTCTGGATGCCGCGCGTGGTCGCCGCCACCGGCCGGCTGGCCGGCCGCGCGGGCATGCCGGCGAGGCTCGCCGCCGCGAACACCGGCCGCAACCCGGCGCGCACCGCCGCGACCAGCACCGCGCTGCTCATCGGCGTGACGCTCGTCGCCATGATGAGCACCGGCGCCGCCACGGCACGCGCCACGCTCGACGGCGAGCTCGACACCCGGTTCCCCGTCGACCTGCAGGTCTCCGCGCCCACCACGGTCGACTCCGAGGGCCGCACCGTCGACGAGCCGCTGCCCGCCGGGACCGCCGACCAGATCGCCGGTGTCGAGGGCGTCGAGGCGGTCACGGTCGTGCGGCGCGACGACGTCGTGGTGGGCGGCGACAACCCGTCGCTCGCCGGTGCGCTCGCCCTCGGGACCGAGCAGGCGTCCGCGGTCATGCGCTCGGCCGACGTCGCCGCGGCGCTCTCGGACGGCACCGTCGTGGTGGGCAGGTCGCTCGCCGGCGCGGTCGGCGTCAGCGACGGCGACGCCGTCCCGGTGACGCTCGCGGACGACTCCACGGGCGAGACCGCGGCGGACGCCACCCCGGTCACGCTCACCGCACGCGTCGTGGACTACGACGACTGGTCCGTCATCGTGACGCCGGCCACGCTCGAGCGGATCGGGTCCCCCGGGTCGCCCGGCACCGCCTGGGTGCGCGTCACCGACGTCAACGACTCCGGTGCCGTCGTCCAGGACATCGAGGACCTCACGGAGGACAGCGCGCTCGACATCTCCGGGGCCGCCGTGGAGCGCGCGCTGTACCAGCGGGCCATCGACACGGTGCTCGCGGTCGTCGTCGGGCTGCTCGCCGTGGCGGTCGTCATCGCGCTGATCGGCGTCACCAACACCCTGTCGCTCTCGGTGATCGAGCGGCGGCGGGAGTCGGCGACGCTCCGGGCGCTCGGCCTCACCCGCCGGCAGCTCCGGGCCTCGATGGCCGTCGAGGGCGCGCTGATCGCGGGGGTCGGTGCGGTGGTCGGCGTGCTGCTCGGCCTCGCGTACGGCTGGCTCGGGTCCACCGCGGTGCTCGCGGACTTCGCGGACCTGGAGCTGCGCGTCCCGTGGTCCGACCTCGGGCTGGTGCTCGGCATCGCCGTGGTCGCCGGGGTGCTGGCCTCGGTGCTGCCGTCGCGCAACGCCGCGCGGACGCCGCCGGTCGCGGCGCTCGGCGTGGACTGA